GAGCAGGCCTGATGATCAGCAGCCGACGCAAAGCCCGGGAACTGGCCATGCAGACCCTCTTCTACCTGGACATGGGCGGGGTGGCGCCGGAAACGGCGGTGGCCATGTTTTGTCAAAACTTCAACCCGTCGCCCAAGTTCATGCCGTTTTACAAGACCCTGGTGGAAGGGGTGATCCACAAGAAAACGGAGATCGACGCCCTGATCGAACGCTTCTCCAGCAACTGGAAACTCAGCCGGATGTCCGGCGTGGATCGCAATGTGCTGCGCGTGGCGGTCTACGAAATGCTCTTCTGCGACGACATCCCGCCGAAAGTATCCATCAACGAGGCCATCGACGTGGGGAAAAAATACGGCAGCGAGGAATCCGGCGCGTTTATCAACGGGATCCTCGACAGCATTCACCTGGCGCTGAAAAAGCAGACGCCGGCCGACGCGGCCGGGGATAAAAGCCAAGCGGCGCCCAGCCCGGAACAGGAAACGCCATGAAAGATCGCAAAATACTTCTGACCGAAGACGAGATGCCCCGGCAGTGGTACAACATTCTGGCCGACATCAAGCTCAACCCGCCGCTGGGACCGGACGGAAACCCCGTCAAACCCGAAGACCTGGCGCCGGTGTTTCCGATGAACCTGATCGAGCAGGAGGTCAGCAGCGAACGCTGGATCGAGATCCCCGAAGCGGTGCAGTCGGTTTACCGCATCTGGCGCCCCTCACCCCTGGTGCGCGCGCTTTCCCTGGAAAAGGCGCTGGACACCCCGGCGCGGATCTATTTCAAAAACGAGAGTGTCAGCCCGCCGGGCAGCCACAAGCCCAACACCGCCGTCCCCCAGGCCTACTACAACAAGGTGGCCGGCATGGAGCGCATGACCACCGAGACCGGGGCCGGGCAGTGGGGCTGTGCCCTGTCGTTTGCCTGCGCGCAGTTCGGGCTGGAGTGCAAGGTCTTCATGGTGCGGGTGAGCTTTGATCAGAAACCCTACCGCAAATCCATGATGGAGGTCTGGAACGGCCGCTGTGTGGCCAGCCCCAGCACCGAAACCCGGGCCGGCCGGGAGATCCTGGCCAAATTCCCGGACACCCCCGGCAGCCTGGGGATCGCCATCAGTGAGGCCATCGAGGCCGCCGTGAGCGACCCCAGCGGCAAGACCCGCTACTCTCTGGGCAGCGTGCTCAACCACGTCATGCTCCACCAGACCATCATCGGGCTGGAGGCCAAGCTGCAGCTGGCCAAGGTCGGCGACTACCCCGATGTGATCATCGGCTGCGCCGGCGGCGGCAGCAATTTCGCCGGGCTGGCCTTCCCGTTCGTGCTGGACAAGATCAACGGCAAGGCCATCGAGATTTACCCGGTGGAGCCGGCGGCCTGCCCGACCCTCACCAAGGCGCCCTTCGTCTACGACCACGGCGACACGGCCGGCTACACGCCGCTTCTGCCGATGCACAGCCTGGGGCACAGCTTCATGCCGCCGCCGCTGCACGCCGGCGGGCTGCGCTACCACGGCATGGCACCGACGGTGAGCCAGCTGGTGGACGAGGGC
This portion of the Desulfobacteraceae bacterium genome encodes:
- the nusB gene encoding transcription antitermination factor NusB, with the protein product MISSRRKARELAMQTLFYLDMGGVAPETAVAMFCQNFNPSPKFMPFYKTLVEGVIHKKTEIDALIERFSSNWKLSRMSGVDRNVLRVAVYEMLFCDDIPPKVSINEAIDVGKKYGSEESGAFINGILDSIHLALKKQTPADAAGDKSQAAPSPEQETP
- a CDS encoding TrpB-like pyridoxal phosphate-dependent enzyme encodes the protein MKDRKILLTEDEMPRQWYNILADIKLNPPLGPDGNPVKPEDLAPVFPMNLIEQEVSSERWIEIPEAVQSVYRIWRPSPLVRALSLEKALDTPARIYFKNESVSPPGSHKPNTAVPQAYYNKVAGMERMTTETGAGQWGCALSFACAQFGLECKVFMVRVSFDQKPYRKSMMEVWNGRCVASPSTETRAGREILAKFPDTPGSLGIAISEAIEAAVSDPSGKTRYSLGSVLNHVMLHQTIIGLEAKLQLAKVGDYPDVIIGCAGGGSNFAGLAFPFVLDKINGKAIEIYPVEPAACPTLTKAPFVYDHGDTAGYTPLLPMHSLGHSFMPPPLHAGGLRYHGMAPTVSQLVDEGLLTPKSVNQLESYAAGIILARSEGIIPAPETNHALATVIDEARKAKEEGREKVILFNWSGHGLLDLGAYEKFLAGQLSNFELPEGVIADSEKVFANYPKPAHLKRG